A genomic region of Phenylobacterium parvum contains the following coding sequences:
- a CDS encoding TonB-dependent receptor — protein sequence MFSPVDAVPPPPEVEVVVVRPVNLPPPVGAVVFSRLRLEGEDLAGAVRPDGVLKQVPGVSLFRRNGSEAANPTTQGLSLRSIAPSGAGRALVTLDGTPLNDPFGGWVIWSAVPTERLATIDVVRGAGAGAWGAGALTGVVSLTELSSESRTFRGDLSAGDHGQSRAAFAVSETGLTLSGSAASGPRFTPVRGDARGAADRPVDLASYGGAFRLQRDLGPAAAAVSLSAWREDRESGLAGAASRSEGASGALTLANLEAGSGWRLQAWVRASDLENTSVSVAAGRATSTPASDQFSTPALGWGVNAAWRVNPGAWSLEAGADARLAEGRAHERFRYQSGAFTRGRESGGRTSVAGLYLEGAWVGERVVHSGGVRIDAWSQGQALRRERDLATGAVTLESRAPDTSGVRGSLRFGSRLDLSEGLALRAAAYTGFRPPTLNELHRPFRVGNDVTEANPALRPETLSGADIGLEGDAGAWTWSAGAFFNRLSDPVTNVTLATGPGVFPVAGFIPAGGTLRQRRNAGGIDAWGLEAEARGTVGPVDLRAAAAWTDAEVDGGSAAPQLTGLRPAQTARFTATAGATWRPVEPAVLSLSLRHEGERFDDDLNTRRLKAALALDARAAWSLTPETEVYLAVDNLSDAKVQTALAGDGAVSLSAPRTVRLGFTLRTGSGARRP from the coding sequence TCGGAAGCCGCCAATCCCACCACCCAGGGCCTGTCCCTCAGGTCCATCGCGCCGTCTGGCGCCGGCCGGGCCCTGGTCACCCTGGACGGGACGCCGCTGAATGATCCTTTCGGGGGCTGGGTCATCTGGTCGGCGGTCCCGACGGAACGCCTGGCCACGATCGACGTAGTCCGCGGCGCCGGGGCTGGGGCGTGGGGCGCAGGCGCCCTGACCGGCGTGGTCTCCCTCACGGAGCTGTCGTCGGAGTCCCGTACCTTTCGGGGCGACCTCTCTGCGGGCGACCACGGGCAGTCGCGCGCCGCGTTCGCCGTCTCGGAGACAGGCCTCACGCTTTCAGGTTCGGCGGCCAGTGGCCCCCGCTTTACACCTGTCCGTGGGGACGCCCGGGGGGCTGCTGACCGACCCGTGGACCTGGCGTCCTACGGTGGAGCCTTCCGGCTCCAGCGGGACCTAGGCCCCGCCGCCGCCGCCGTCAGCCTTTCGGCCTGGCGGGAGGACCGGGAGTCCGGCCTGGCGGGCGCCGCCTCACGGTCCGAGGGCGCCTCGGGGGCCTTGACCCTGGCGAACCTGGAGGCGGGATCGGGCTGGCGGCTCCAGGCCTGGGTCCGCGCCTCTGACCTCGAGAACACCTCGGTCAGCGTCGCTGCGGGCAGGGCGACCTCCACCCCCGCCTCGGACCAGTTTTCGACCCCGGCTCTCGGATGGGGCGTGAACGCCGCCTGGCGTGTCAATCCGGGGGCCTGGTCCCTTGAGGCGGGAGCGGATGCGCGTCTGGCCGAAGGGCGCGCCCACGAGCGCTTCCGCTACCAGTCCGGCGCCTTCACGCGCGGGCGCGAGAGCGGCGGCCGGACGTCGGTCGCCGGGCTATACCTGGAAGGCGCCTGGGTCGGTGAGCGGGTCGTCCACTCCGGCGGCGTGCGCATCGACGCCTGGTCGCAGGGGCAGGCCCTGCGGCGCGAACGGGACCTCGCGACCGGGGCGGTGACCCTCGAGAGCCGGGCCCCGGACACTTCAGGGGTTCGCGGCAGCCTGCGGTTCGGCTCGCGGCTGGACCTCTCGGAGGGCCTCGCCCTGAGGGCCGCCGCCTATACGGGGTTTCGTCCGCCGACCCTGAACGAACTCCACCGCCCCTTCAGGGTGGGAAATGACGTGACCGAGGCCAATCCGGCCCTGCGCCCGGAGACCCTTTCGGGCGCTGACATCGGGCTGGAGGGCGACGCCGGCGCATGGACCTGGAGCGCGGGCGCCTTCTTCAACCGCCTGTCGGATCCGGTCACCAACGTCACGCTGGCGACCGGACCCGGCGTCTTCCCGGTCGCGGGCTTCATCCCGGCGGGAGGGACCCTTCGCCAGAGACGGAACGCCGGCGGCATCGACGCCTGGGGCCTCGAGGCGGAAGCCCGCGGGACTGTCGGGCCGGTGGACCTGCGCGCCGCAGCGGCCTGGACCGACGCTGAGGTGGACGGCGGCTCTGCCGCACCCCAGCTGACTGGCCTCCGTCCCGCCCAGACCGCGAGGTTCACCGCCACGGCGGGGGCGACTTGGCGTCCTGTGGAGCCGGCGGTCCTCAGCCTGTCCCTCCGCCATGAGGGCGAGCGGTTTGACGACGACCTGAACACCCGCCGGCTCAAGGCCGCCCTGGCCCTGGACGCCCGCGCCGCCTGGAGCCTGACCCCGGAGACCGAAGTCTATCTCGCGGTCGACAACCTTTCCGACGCAAAGGTCCAGACCGCCCTCGCCGGCGACGGCGCGGTGAGCCTGTCCGCCCCCAGGACAGTGCGACTGGGTTTCACCCTGCGCACGGGGAGCGGCGCGAGACGCCCATGA